The following nucleotide sequence is from Fusarium graminearum PH-1 chromosome 1, whole genome shotgun sequence.
TTAAGATAGTGTCTGATAGCAAACCCGTTGATACATGTCAACCCCTGGTATCTGTTGTACACATGGCCTTTTTCCTAGCCTAGAGCTCTCCGGGATATCATCCTACTTTGTCCCTTGGAGTTGCCGATTCCGACTTCATGACATGGTGAGTTGGCATTGGCCATCCAAAAACGTGAAGCTTCACGGGCTTTTCGCAACATCCCATCCACATCACTCTCGGTCATTCTCGTATACGTCATTAGTAAGGGGGTTTGTCTCGTGTATGCTCCCCAGTCATTCCAAGAGCATTGCTCAAAGCTTCGAACTGGCTTGAGTTCGCCCAAAGATTCTCGCTGAGCAGTGTTCCGGACTCGTCAAGTTGTACCGCCGAGGAGAACGGTCTCGAATTGGTTCTCGCCTAATTCTGCGAGGCGAAACACTCCTCGCTCTAGTACCACCAAGTTCACGCGACCGGCGAAAGAGAGTCCTCTGCGCCCGGGGAAATGTGTTTCGCTGCCGTTCTCCGCTTTCGATTACGTCGATTGGTGCTTCTATCACCGGCGTCGCGGGAAGAGGTTTGCTGACGTTGGCGTCCCTGTCCAGTCTCTTGCTTTTGTTATGAGCACTCATGGTTCTGGCGAACCCGACAATAGCGGCTGTCGCTCCTTCTGGACACTCTTCCATCTGGCCTACTCGATAGGCGAGGCCGTCAAGAAGATCGTCGATCTCTGCTGAGATGCCAGCTGGTGATGTGGATCGTATGCCGGTCAGATCGATGCGGTCGACATCTCccatatcctcatcgtcagatATGACTTCTATGTCTGAGTCGTCGGGGAGTATATCGCCAAAGTCGTAGTCTTGCGGGTCACGTACTGGCTGGGTTTCGACTTGGCCTCGACGCCGAGCGTTTTTGTGCAAGTCACGAACAACATACTCTCTCTTGACAAGTCGATCCCTCCACAGCAATCTGATGGTTATACCAGTAGCTTCTGACAACTTTCTCACCAACGACTTGCATGGCTTGCAGTGTTTTCGGGAGAAGTACACTTCAAAGACAGGGCGAGTGCCATCCTCCCAGCGAGCAAGACGAAGCTTGTGCAGGTGTTCCATCGTGATGTTGTCCAAGTCTTTGGTAATTCTGAATATCTTGAGGAGCACGCAGATGCCATGAACCGCGAGTTTGACTTCGACATGAGATCCGAGAAATAGGCCATCGGTATTCGTGCCCCTGCGGTGGGGGTTGTCAAAAGGCCTGCTCATCTTCATGCCAAGGGTCTTACCCATAGCCACAACTCGTCTCGTCCAAACACTGTTCGGAAGCACACCTTTCTTTCTGTCTAGAACATCGCCAAACTTTCCGAAACCGTGGCCTGACTCGGCAGAAGCTAAAACAATGCGCTGTGACTGAGGTGTCGCGACGGCGATAAAGCCTACCGTTTTGTTCTCCAACTGTCGTGCTATCTTAGATCGACTAAGGATAGTCTTTGCTCTCCGGTGGCTGAATTGGAAGGAGATATTAGCTCCAAGCACCTGAATGGTGAGTGTCGTTCTTTCAGAGTCGATTATGTGGtagaagaagatgagaggtGATGTTTTGCTTATAGTCGACACAAACGTCGGAAGCACTTCTGCCACTTCCTCAGAGCTTTGGATGCTTGCCGAGGGGATGTTTGTAACGAAAGACATGTTTGGTAATGAAGAGTGGTATCTAATAGCGAGTTTAGTGTGAGTTTCttgaatgagatgagaaaggGGTTGGAGTTGGGGGTGCACTTACAGCTCACTCCGCTTTAGATGATAAGCTTAGATCAGGAAGCCGATCACCGAAAGCATCGTGATTCAGAACCGTTTTCTCGCTCTTCTAGTGCCGATAAATACACTCACTTCCGCGTAAGGGGTTTCTCAAATGGGAATATCCCACACAGAGGagctctcaacaccacgcCTATAGCTAACGATGTCAAGAAATGGCCCGACCGTGAAGCACGTACAGTTAGAATAGTAACAACAGTCGTAGGCATATGTCTTAAAACTAAAGGGGGCTGGTTGCTTGGAAGAAACTCATTCAGAGGCACTCGGTCATCGCGATAGCCTCACtttctccaagttcaacaacGTATCCACAGCTCAAGATAAAGAAGCCAGGGAGATCTTCGTATTCCTAGCAGGAAATAGAAATGAAACAGAATACTATGTTCAGAAAGGAAAAGTGCTGACGCCCACGATGTGTTGCCCCGAGATAGGCGGGTGGTGCTCAAGGCGAGATCAACGAGATCTCATGAAGGGGGAGGAGAGCAATGTTCATGAACAGAGGCAAAGGGGCACTCCATTCACGTTTCAGATTAAAGCAGGCAGCTGCCTGGGTAGATAGATTCACAGGAGCACACACAAAGAGAAGCACATTCACACAAAAACGAATCGACCATAGGATGAACGACAAGTTGGACGGGTGCAATTTGACCAAACCGAATGACCCAGAGTCAGGGGAATCTCATTCATACATGACAAAATCTATGACCCAACGCCCAAatccattgccattgctacCATTGACCGGGTAAAGAACCGCCAGACTTTTTTGGAGTTAATTTGATTGAGGACTAAATTtactcgtcatcctcctcctcctcggcctcagcGGTGGTCTGGGCGATACGGTCCAAATCACGCTGACCGGCCTGGGTGATGCGGCGGCcacccttctcctcgtccTGCTCAAGGACAccgatcttctcaagagaCTGCATGACCTTTCGGTCGACGGAGCCGGAAGCATCGACGTGCTTGGAGGGACGGCTGCCGCGGTTCTTGGCGGTACCGTGGACCTTGCGGAGACGGCCAACACCGACAGTCTTGCGGAGGTAGACGTGGCGGGCGATGGAGGCAGCGCGGACGTAGAACCAGTCAATGTCCTGGGGAGGGAGCTCCTTGGCAGGACCAGTCTTGACGGTGTCGACCCAACCTAAGAAGTCAATCAGcattgatcttgttggatTGGATTAATGAGAATTCTTACCAGGGATGGGAAGCTTGCCCTGACGCTTCAAGAAAGCAGAGTAGGCAGTGATGAACTTCTGCGCCTGCAGTCACAAAACCCATTAGCATGATTCCGTCGTCAGAAGTCTTTCGACTCCCTCGCGCCTGCTCCTCAATCCCATTTGTACCCAGCCCTACAGCTCATAGCAGTCGACACAGCGTTTTCAGTATTAATATGTAATATTTCGGCGCTGAGCCAACGCCATCGCGGGGGGCAAGCGGTTCTCGTGGAAATTGTGTTGCCAAGTCGTCGAGTAGAGATCGGGGggtgtgtttttttttgtccAGGAATAATCGATTCCTTCGTTTCCTGTGTAATTCTTTAGGGAGCACCTACATCGACATCGCGAACGGTAACTCCGCCGGCCATTTTTGCGGTATTGATTGGTGGTTGGGTGGGTGGAGGGAGATTAGTCGTTGGGTGAGGTTGTCGAAGCGTCGGGATGGTTGAGCTCGAAGGTCAATTTGCTAGATTTGGTGTTCGTTTTTTTCGCCGTAGGGTTTTAAGGCCCTAGCCCCATATTTTCACACAGTCTCGTTGCACTGTATTTTGATAAGCTAGCACTGTATATCAAGGTGGATCCTCGTCCGGGAATATCACGAAAAGACATACAACCAAATTAGGAAATGTCCGTATAAACGACTGGTGGTACTGCATATGCATATCACCTGTTTTATATCTGTACTACTTTACTCGTTCTTAACGACTTCATGTATGTACCGAATACGCCATCACTCGGTCGTCCATTTGCTCTTCGCGTTACGACAGACGATGGACAAGCAACAGCGCAAATCTCGAAGCAATCACATCACAAAAACTCAggtgagagagaaaaaggctTTTATTAACGGTAACAACAACCATAAACAGTCCAGGTATCAATTCTATTCGTCTAGCGTAATGCGAAAAAAAGACCATCATGTTCCGATCCAACTCCACATGAGAAAAGACCATTTTCACCACATTATCTTCCACTCTGATTACTTTATGCCCATTTGGCGAGAATAGCCataacagcaacaccaaatGAGACGCAAGCAAATGCCAGCAACAGGATTTTGATTGGAGCCTTGCGCATGTAAGGGTTGAACATGAACTCGTGGGCGAGGAGCTCAACCAGACCAGTGTACATGAGAATACCAGCACTGATGGCGTCGAAAATTCCGTTGATAAGCTTCTGGTCGCTGGCATTATTAGGCTTGGCTCCTATACCAGCAGCAATGCCAATGGGAGTCGACAGAGCGAAGATGAGCCCGAGCAGGTACGGCATCCACTGTCGGTTACTGGGCCAAGGAGCAACAGCCAGACGCGaaccaagaccgagacccTCAAACATCTGGTGAAAGACAAGGACTATCAGAAGAACCGTAAGCTCATCAGAGGCAATGGTACCGAGAGTGAGACCGATAAAGATGCTGTGAAACACGACTCCGAActcaagaatgaagatggcaagaagctggCCAGCAAGTCCACCCTGCGCATCGCCCTCCTTGTGCTCGCGGCCATGGGCAAGATGCTCATCGCCTCCAGGGGCGTAGCCGGATGCCCTACGGTCTCCTGTCTCGATGTCGGTGCTGGgttgcttcttggcaatgaCTTCCATGGCGGGGTCGAACTCGTCGGAGTGGTTGTGCTCCATATCGGCGTTGCTGAGACGAGCGGCGAGCATTTCGACAAAGAACATGACAATGACGGTCATGAGGGCGATGGCCTCGGCCCAGTCGTAGCCACCTAGGCGATCCGCGAGGCATTCGTCGCCCAAGTTCTCGACGGCCGGGACCAGAAGATGCATAAAAGCTGTCGCTATAATAACACCGGTGCCGACAAACTTGCAAATGAAAAAGGTGAACTTGGGTACGGGGATGGTCTTCTGGCGCGCCAGGAAAATGGGCAAGATTGCGCCAATGAGCGAGGAAGCCATAATGATGAAAATTGCGCCGATTCGGAGACCTCTGCGGCCAAGATCGACGGCCTCGCCATTGCACTCTGCTGCGTCGGCCATTTTGTCGAGTGGAGGATGTCGAGAAAAAGAGTGGTATGTAGAAGATAGGGTGAAGAGAACAGCCTTATGTACGAGATATGGGCACGACCCAGAAAAGATGCGCGGGTCAGTAGGTAAGGTAGGCTAGGTTGCAGGCcgtgaggtgaggtgaggcaAGGTATGGTAAGGGTAGTAGTCGAAAGCGATGTCGTCAAATGCCAAGACGTAAAGCTGTGCAGCCAAGGATTATCTCGATGCCTTGTTCCCTAAAAAGGAAGCAACCAAGGGTAATCGCGCTGTATGATTCGGAAGAGATCAAATCGCCAAGACGCGAACTACTAAGTACAAACAAATTGCTGCTGaaatgttttttttttgctgcTGGAGACAGCGAGTTTATATCTCCTTTTTTAtcagtcaacaacaaaaatCCCTCGACGTGAAAATCGAGCCAGAAATGTCGCGACGAACCTTGATGGGCACCGACTCGTCTTTTAGAAAgtgggcaagaagaaggtctCGGGGCTTTTACGCAGCTTTTGGCTCTAGCCTTGCACAGGGCAGCACAGGGCAGGACCCAGCTTTGCTCAACGGACGGAAGCGAGGTGCCGGGGGATGGGATGTGTTGACCAGAATTATTCGAGGCCTAGTTAGACGTGGGAGGGGAAGATTTAACAATGGAGAGTGGGTTTGCTATCCAGGACCAGGGAGTTTTAACGAATATCATGGAGGTGTCAACAAAAGCAATAGTGGGCGTTGAGGCTTAAGGATCCTTGTACTTGTGCGTCAAACAACCAGTCTTTCCATCAGTGAAGGAAGTATTGTTGTTAATCACTTACTTGAACTAGGTTAGTAGTGTGTGATCTGATAACCAAACAatatcttcttcaaagctATGAGTGGCATACATCAACGTCTTCAACAATATCTATCTTATGATGCCTTTTCCTTGGTGGCCTGCTATCGAGCAATTAGACATCCTCATCCCAAGGCCATGGAACTCGGCAACTGCCACATTCCTTGGCAGGCATGCCATGGTCCACAATGGCCAAATGTGAGTACGACTTGAGACACAAGGAGCGATATCACAATCTCTCTGTTTCCGAGGAGTTTAGTTGCAGAGCAGGTGGGAGTGGGTCAGTTTAAGGTGAGGACCTTGATGGGTAGTTTAGCCTCATTAAGTGGACGGCTAGCgccgttgaagaagtttCTGAAATGTGGCAGATATATCGCTACATTTCGACATGTGAATATTCATCTTTAAATAAACACCTTCTCACTTGTACTGGACTCTTCTCTGTTATGTTTCTTCTGATTCGAGGTCAACTTACTACATGATTCCGCGATATCTTGTAGCTGAATGGGAACCAGATGTTCAAATAACGTTGAAAGAACCTCAAGTACAAAGTGTGGCGTCATCCCCCCATTTACCAATTATAACACATCTGATTGGTTGGCATTTTCCAAGCAGCCACACTCGAGGATCCTCAAGAGAGCATAGAGGCCATCAAGGTTCACGTTCAAATACCATACACACAAGCCAACCGTCAAAAGGCCTCTCGATCGGCTCTGACGGCAACATTAGGCCTTTCAGCTTAGCCGAAGGAGACAATTCAAATACACTAATGCACCTTTGATATCAGTATGTCAAAAGGGTCATTGAGGAAACCAATATTACGACGTAACTTGCGCTAGCAATAGGCGACACCAATCCTAGTATACTCTCAGGAGGTCAATAAGTGTTTGGcaattctcatcatcaattcTAAATCTACAGACTCGCCCCGAGTCAATGCTTCAACCTGTAACGCCTATGATATGCTTCCATGGTCGTACAAATAACCTTAGCAGTATTAAACAATTAAGGCTCCATCCAGCGCCCCCACGAGCCAGCCGCTAATCGTCCTCCCTGTCGCTATTCCCGTTTGACATGCTCCATGGGCTTTCATGTCCACCACGCTGGATCCCATGTTGCATCATATGTATGGGCTACCATACATAGCCCTGTCAGATGGCACATGCCTATCATGATCCCACGGCCCGACTGTAGCAGCAACGTCCTGCTGTACACCACAGCCTTATGATGAAAACTGAATTTCTAATCCAAGCGTCCGGAAAGGCTTGTCAAGCTTCCTCAGGTCGATGCCACTACCCAAGCTGAACAGAAGTGATTTGACCCGCCCTTCCCACAGTACCCCTATTCGCATGTTCTGGTCCATCCGGGTTTTGAGCACTCCGGCATATCTCTCCTCTCCAGGCTTTTCTGGTTCAGATTCTTCTTTCGggggtggaggaggaggcagcGATGGCTTGGCAACAACTGGTTCAGGATCGTCCAGGCGCCATTCCAACTTAGCTTGGAAGCTGCGTTCCTTTGGCCGTTTCTCTTCCGGAGTATCGTCGACAACTACTTTGTCATCGACCTTCgtttcatcgtcaacgacCAGCCGTGTGAATGGCTTCCGCCAGAGCTCCATGCCGATAGCCCAAGTGCTTTCGTAGCTGAATGCGTTGAACTCCATCCTAGTGGCAAGACTGCAATGCCTACCAGCCACTACGGCATAGCTTGCACTGATATTGCCCATGAGGGGATTCAGTGTCAATGTCGCGGATAAGGGTGTACCCTTATGCATGGGCAACGTCGCGAATCGTGTTCCCACGCTGATTCCTCCCGACTTATTCAACGTGCCGTAATAGATTTCTCCACCAGTGCTGAATCGCCCGTAGACTCTTTCCCTATCACTTTCTACAGGGGCTTGGTTCTCCGGCTTCTCGGCATCACCGCCGAAATTATACACGCCCCTGAAGCCGAGCAGTCCTCCATCTGAGGACGCCAGACCTTCGAGCGCGTACTTACCCACGTCATATTGCGCCAGTCCCAGTACTGTGCCACCGTTCTTAAGGTGCTGTGCAGAAACAGCACTGAGCTGGACCTGGAGTGCAGGCGACAATCGCTTGACCACCAGAGCTTCAAGCAGGGCCTGCGGTAGGTAAAGTCGGCCGTACAGAAGAGACGATTCCGGCTTGTCTTTGGACGTTTGGAGGAGCGGGTTCGTTCGGTAAGGAAGTTCGGCGAGGGGTTTGTATGAGCGTAGAAGCTCTGGCAGGTTGACAGTTTCCGACTGTGGTGTCAAGAGGAGTCGAAGCGGGACTGATGAGAAAAGGTACGAGATAGATCCATCAACGATTCCTACTGAGCCGAGCTGGTACGATGTCGCAAAATTGGTACTCGCAAGGGAAGATAGTGTGAGTCGTAGTCCTAGAGGGGTCTGGAAGTTTAGAAGCGCTACACATTATGTTGTCAGTACAGAGCTCAGAGCTGGAATCGATGCCAGGGTCTTACCATCACTCGTCACATTTAGTGCTGCGTATGAGTTGTCACGATTCCATCCTGTAGCTTCGTAGAAAGCGCTGTGGACATAGTCCATAAACTCGCGCATGTCAAGATTCGATGATCATGCCTCCCAGAGAGCAACAATGCGTTACTCCGGAAGCTAGGGGTGTCGATTGTGTTAAATGTTGAGATGGTTTGAGTGACGAAAGTCAAGCTTCGGGCTGGGGTATGGCGGGGAAACGTCGGCGATCTGGCATGAATCCTACCCTATACCATCGGAGTACTGGACTTGGAACTGCATCGAGGTTGTAGAACATTATGATACTGCACTCTCGCTGACAAAGAGGCGAGTATGTTTGGAGAGAATATTAATTAGTGTTGTATTTGAGAAAAATTAAATATACAGTCTATCTGTTGTTACTGGCAATGCAGTAAACCCCCACGATTATCTGTTGCTTTGAAGCCATGTGCATGTCAGTAATGAAAAAGCCAGCAAAAGTGAAACTGTATCATTTGCATAACTCACGCTTTAACAATGCACCATTATCTAATATACAATAGTTTTTCTACAATCTTGGATCACCATGGCTAATATTGCTGTTATCTTTCTTTTACAAACGCGCCATAGTCGTGCATTACCTTGACATTTACATTGGTTACAACTCCAAGTTTGGGAACTGCTCACCACGTGATTAGATGAACTGGAACGTCTAATTACCTAATTCCAGAAGGTTTATTGAACACGAAACTAAAGAATTGAAAGGGTTGCATTGAGGCTTGAACAcatttctttgttggaagcCACAGGAGGTCTTGTGATAGTATATTATTTGCCTCTTTCTACGTGATTATATTGACTTGAGAACAGATGTTGCCTCGCTGTAAATGACCGAGAAACTGCATTGGGCCTTATCATAGAGTGGGCATATCTCAATTGGGGGTTGACCACGTCGTGGCATATCCAATAATACGCCCTTGTTCCTTGCCTCCTGCGCGGGGTATTCAATTCCTGTGTCACCGTGGCTGTGTGCAGGTACTTCCAAGCCGGAGGGCGTGGCGTGATGCGTGTCACTCCTGGATCGATTTTGAAAAGCCACGGCTTTTGATAGACGTCATCCTATTTTCCCGAGTCATTAGACCGTGACCAGGCCGCTTGATTAGAACGAGGTACTTTGATAAAAAATTGCACAGGATATGGATAGTCTCGGGAAAGCATTACAGAATGGATGCTcactaccttagtaggtatTCGGTGGCTGGCATTTCCTGGTCCTTACATTCACTCATTGGGGTGCTACCTAAGGTGCCTTAGTAGGCGCGCCGCCGCTAGGTAAATCGGACTTAGTAGCGCGGTCCCACGTGACCCCGCGTCGCCTTTGTCCTAGAAGCAGGGGTTATCGACAGGGATAACTGACTTAAGACGCCTGGTCTCAACTTAACGACATCCAAGAAACAAGACGTTTGCTAAACCGTGAACCTTTCATATTTAGAAAAAAATCACTTTCTTAACCGTCGCCCGCCCGAAACTCAGTCGATCTTGCCGGAATCTTGCCCTGAAACCGCTGCAGCCATAAGGACCAGAATGGCTGGGTCTCGCCAAGATCCCTTCGAAGTGGGGAGTGATAtggacgaagacgaggcgTTGCGTTATGCTATTGCCCTTTCGCTTCAGGAACAAGAGCTCCAAGACGAGGAAAGTTCGCAGATCCCGTGCGCCTCGACCTCGACATCCCGCCGGAATGGGGATGGTTCGGGCGGGGCAGGCCTCAGTTTGCTCTCGCTCGATcgcaagaagatggaagaggaaaGGTTGCAGAGGTTAGCCAAGCGGCGTCGCTCACCAACAGATGAAGATGTTACAGAAGTCCCGCCGCCAAAGAGAGTGACGCCATGTGTCGAACCCCCCCGAACCGTAGCTGGTTCTCTGCCGACGACATTGCTGCCTTACCCCAAGGGCGCCATCAAAAGGACATGGGCGTATGGGTACCCTCGAACGCCAGAAgacatcaagatcgaggaggTCTTTCAGAAGGACAAGCTAGAGCTTGCTCTCCTAAGCTCGTATCAATGGGACGACGAATGGCTCGTATCCAAGTTCGACTTGAGAAAGACCAAGTTGCTCCTGCTGGCATTTGCCGACAGCGAGGCCCAGGTGTGTATCAATCATCGAACCCGACTCGTTCGGGATGTCCCTTGCTAAAGTCCCCAACTCGAATTGGGCAAAACCCGGAGGCTGATGAAACCTGCCACAGAAATCAGAGATGCGATCCAATGCGCCGCCAGGCATCAAGTTCGTCTTTCCGGCAATGAATGGGCCTGGGGCGATGCATTCCAAGCTCCAGCTGCTAAAGTACCCCGACTATCTTCGAGTTGTGGTCCCGTCAGCCAATCTGGTCCCTTATGATTGGGGCGAGACCGGTGTCATGGAGAACGTTGGTCGTCGAATCGAGGCGCTTTTGAGGgcgtcgaggatgagaattCGCTAATGAATTGCATAGATGGTCTTTCTGATTGATCTCCCTCGACTAGATGGCTCCGCGACTCATCGGCCAACCCCATTCAGCACCGAGCTTGGCCGATTCCTGTCGGCAACTGGTGTTGGCGAGACCATGGTGAACAGTCTCACCAACTACGACTTCTCGCAAACAAAGCACCTTGGCTTCGTGTACACCATGTAAGCCCACCAGGACTTGGAACTTGGATCATGAcctgatgatgatcatgtcTGGACCCGCATGTGCGAATCAATGCGCTGATACCGACTTCTAGCCCAGGCGGACACCAAGGAGACGAATTGAAGCGGATAGGTTAGTGAACGTGCATGTTTTTAATGATTTTCATGCAACCATAGCTTACGTTCTCTAGGATACAGTGGGCTGGGCGCCAGCGTGGCTTCCCTTGGACTGGCCACTGACGACCCAGTAGAGGTCGATTTCGTTGTGGGTGCCATCAAAACCGCAAGCTAGTCCAGAGAGCATTGAATCTAACCATAGGTGAACCATTACCCCAGTGCGCCTCTCTTGGATCTCTCAACTACGACCTAGTGGGCGCAATCTACAACGCATGTCGAGGTAAGTAGATATCGATACTGTGCGACCCAACCCCCTATGACAGCTTTACCCCATAAGTGTTACAGAATTGTAATCATGTGGTCTGATGAGTGACGATTTGCAGGAGATGATGGCCTGGCCGAATTCAAGTCGAGAACAGGTCGAGCGGGCGCAGCAGGAAAAAATAAGGCGTCCAATCCATGGCAAGGCAAGCTAAAGG
It contains:
- a CDS encoding 40S ribosomal protein S19, translating into MAGGVTVRDVDAQKFITAYSAFLKRQGKLPIPGWVDTVKTGPAKELPPQDIDWFYVRAASIARHVYLRKTVGVGRLRKVHGTAKNRGSRPSKHVDASGSVDRKVMQSLEKIGVLEQDEEKGGRRITQAGQRDLDRIAQTTAEAEEEEDDE